The Manihot esculenta cultivar AM560-2 chromosome 8, M.esculenta_v8, whole genome shotgun sequence genomic interval agcaaaagaccaaattatcctcccccttctcctcctcctccttctccttctccttctccttcttcttcttcttcttttgcttcttcttcttcttcgattcttcttcaattcttcttcgattcttctttttctttttcttctttaatgaggaggagaagaaggcaattcttcttcttcttcttcttcattgtcatctcttcttctctttcttcttctttttttcttctttttcttcatcatcatcatctttttcttcttttttttcttctttgaagaagaggaggagggactattagggactatttcattgacggggAGAAAtaataaagacgttttaatagatctgagaaaagataaggacgttttaatagacctgaaaaaagataaggacgttttaatagatttctgaaaaatgtagggactgacttgttaataatggtaatacctaGGGACTAAATAAGGAGTTTTATTCGAGGGTAAAATtgggttttaaaaattttctctttcatccctcatctatttttaacggaaaagaaaatagaaggaCTATTTGatagagagaaaaaataaggatgttttaatagatttctgaaaatgcagggattgacttattaataatgacaatattcaaggactaaatagtaaatctcccaagaaaataaattaattccttaATTATAGTGtaatcatatcccaatcatatccctaattatcactacaaatctaggctatttatAAAAAGAATCTCAACACTCCCCCTTAAGCTGGAGCGCACATGTCATATGCTCCAAGCTTGTTACAAATATACTTTATTTGTGAATCTCGAAGAGATTTTGTGAAAATATCAGCAAGTTGATCATTCGAGTTGACAAAGCTAGTAGAAATGCATTCCGACTCAATCTTTTGCCTAATAAAATAGCAATCCACCTTTATATGCTTCATCCTCTCATGAAAAACTGGATTTGATGCAATATGGAGGGCAACTTGATTATCACATATCAGTTTCATTTAGCCAGTATCCCTATATTTCAATTCTCGAAGGAGTTGTTTCAACCAAATGAGTTCACATGTTGTTAAAGCCATAGCTCGatattttgcttctgcacttgatcttgcaaccacatcctattttttactttttcaagatataagattccctccaatcataatacaatatcctgaagtagatcATCTGTCTAAAGGGAAACTTGCCCAATTTGCATCAGAATAGCCAACAATTTATGAGTGACCCTTTGTCCTCATAGAGTAGTCCCTGTCCTGAAACTCctttgatatatctaaaaatgGAATGACTGCATCCCAGTGACTACAATATGaaatttgaagaaattgactaacCACATTTATAGTAAAGGAGATATATGGTCGAGTGATAgtgagataattgagtttgCAAACTAATCTTATATATCTAGCAGGATCTTTAAGTGGCTCCTCCTGTTCAGGAACTAGTCTGACATTTGAATTAATGGGAGTGTCCACATGTCTACACTCTAACATGCCTATTTCTTTCAATATATCTAAAGCATATTTTCGTCGAAAAATTGCAATACCTATTTTAGACTATGCCACCTCAATTCCCAAGAAAGACTTCAATTTTCCCAAGAAAGATTTCAATTTTTCCAGGTCTTTAGTTTGGAAATGATTGAATAAATGTTGCTTAAGCTGAGAGATTCCATCATGATAATTtcctgtaatgacaatatcatcaataTAGACCACCAAGTAGATGCATCTATTGCCATTATGATGAAAAAATACAAAATGATCAGAATTACTTCCaaacattccaaactgttgaacTACATCATCCAAACCATACTATTGGAGACTGTTTTAAACTATACAAGAAGCGTCGAAAACGACATACTAAGCCTGACTCTCTCTGAGCAACAAACCCTGGAGGTTGCTCCATATAGACTTCTTCGGCGAGCTCACCATGAAGAAAGGTATTTCTAATGTCCAGTTGATGAAGGGCTCAGTCAGTGAGATAAGGAGGCAAACATAAGTTATTTTGGCTTCTGGAGAGAAAGTATCACTATAATCAAGCCCAAAAATCTGTGTGTAACCTTTAGCTACAATGCGAGCTTTAAGGCAATCAATTTTCCATCAGGTCCCACCTTAACTGTGTAAACCCATCGACAACCAACAGTAGACTTGCCAGGCGATAAAGAGATTAGTTCCTAAGTTCCATTATTATGAAGAGCAATTATCTCCTCAACCATTGCATTACACCAACTAGGATGATCTAATGCTTCTCTAACTGTCTTGGGTATAGAAATAGCAGACATGATGgaaataaaagtataataagAAGGAGACAAATGATGGTAactcacaaaattataaataggATGAGGATTTCGAGAAGAGTAAATATCTTTTCGGAGAGCAAAAGGAGGAGTAGTTGTTGCTACTGAAGGCATGACCGAAGTAGGTGATGATAGAACTGGAGGTGAGTCATTAAAAGTACCTGCATCAAGGAGAGAAGTATCATTGTGAGTAGCAGATGGTTGAGGCCGACGTGTGTAGACCTGAAGAGGTAGTGTAGGAGTGGGAGATGGATTGATGTGAGGCCAAGGAGAGATAAGAGTTGCAGGTATAGACAAAGCTCTAGGAACAAAGGTATTGTGCGTTGGACTAGAAGAAAAGTAAGGGGAGATTTCAAAAAAGGTGGCATCTGTAAAGATAAAATATTTGTTAGTAGTGGGATCATAGCATTTGTAAGCTTTTTGAAGTCGAGAATAGCCGAGAAAGACATATTTAATTGATTTGGATTGGCGTTTGTCTTTACTAGGggtatgatcatgaacaaaataTATACATCTAAAAACTCGCAGAGACAACTAGTTAGAGGATTAGAAAGAGAACCAAATGAGAACTCTAATGCTACAAAACAAAGGAATGCATATGGTTGATCAAGTAGTAGGCAGTAAGAACCGCCTCACCCCAAAAACACAGTGAAATATTATGATGTATGGGTAAGGTATGGGCAGTTTCAATCAAATACCGATTTTTTCGCTCGATAATACCATTTTGTTGAGGAGTATGGACACAATAAGTCTGGTGAGTAATACCCTGAGTAGACAATAATGATAAAAAGTGGAAAAACTGAAACAGGTAGAGTCGATCACTTATCTTCTTAATATTAACTCCTCGCCTAGGTCTTCAAACAGCAGAAAGAGTGATGCGCAAAGCACCAAAATTGAAGGATCTGTTTGTCAATAGCCGATTGACCAAGATGAATGTCGGAGTTGCAATCGCCGTTAGGCTATCATCCTGTCCGAGAATAATTATCGCCGCCTCCTCTTCATCTTCTAAGGTTAGCATAGTAAGTCAAGAGTTCATTTGCAAAACGAACCCGTCACGCGACGGAGAGGAAGAAGCAACAGCTACTGTCCTACTAATGATTTTGTATAGTAAAATCAGGTCattataaaaaacataaaattgattcaaaaaaaaaaacataaaaagagagagagattggGTCCTCAGCCTGGAAACGGAGCCCACTTCAGTAAACGGTGAAATTGGGCCGGCACCCTTTTGCCCTTAACAAATAACAAGTACATGCCGGCATGGTGCTCTGGGCCCCCACTTTTGGACCACTATTTTATGGCcccactattttttttttccttaatagCTATAAAATTATGCTTAatcatcttttaaaatttagtcaTCCGAACCTAACGTGGGGGCCCAGGTTCGGGTCCGAACCACATGTTTAAATACGTAAGAACGTTGGAGGGAACGAGAGATCCTGAATTGACAATAAACCCCTTGGTCTATTGTCATATTTACAGCCGAGTGAAGGATGTATgggaaaaaattttatttaattttttaattagaaaaatatttttattaatttaattttttaacatctCAAacgttaataaaaataaaaattattcttaaaaaaaaattcagaacttaaatttaatttctaccttaaccaataaaataaaaataaatttcagagGTCATAAATTAGTAAACCACTCATAATTAGCTATCTCTTGAATGAGATATTCTATCTGATTTGCCTAGTTGAGTGGGTGACAAGCAGTGGCACCGATTTAAGGTGCTGCTTAGTTAATTTGGGTTCTCTAATTAAACTTTAAGAGAGGATTACAGTGACTTTTCACTTAATCATGGCAATAATCAAGTAATTCATCTCCAAAAATTAGGAGATTCAGTCACTCATATTTATAATAATCGTGGTTTGTTTTGATTGGTTGGGCTAATTAGTTAATCATTTTCTGTTTATAGGTCATATAGAAAATTTGCCCATTAGCCTGTTGTTATTTCTATTTACAgtttttatttcttcttctGAAATTATCAACTGAAGTTCATTCTTCAAAATTTGTTATCAACTAGTGCTCTTTTGTTTGCTTGTAATAACGAAATTccatctttttttaaaaataatattaaataaaatatgttaaaaaattaaaattaaataagagtaATTTGAATCGTTGAAAAAAAATACACtaattaaatagcaaaatatATACTCACAGACTTAATCTGGCGGTAAGTGTATATGAATAAATCTGAAAATTATCATATTTTACTTCCAAATTTTTCGTCCCTTTTTCCTAATTTTtactttctatttaaaaaataaaaaataaaaaatagtaagaTACAGGGCTCTATCcctctttttctaaaaaaaaaaaaaaaatagtaagatACAGAAATATACCAAAATCAGAGAATGCATGAACATGatcattattataattaatttaccttaattattgaaaatcaactttttcaaataaatcatattttcaacattaatttcttttttttttgttttaatttccaTAATTAAAGGTGCAATTGTTAATAATCATCATCATTTACACGTCTAtgtctttttcatttattatttataaagatAATCTCTCTAATTATGCTCGCATGCTTAGCCTATGCATGAGCGAAGGCCAACCACATCATCTCATTAAtggaaaaaaattacataaattacctttttttattttattaaaaaattcaacgattctttaaatatttattttaattttttataaaatttgtatttaattaatataaaatttaatatgccTACacatttattgatttattttttgatatttaaaatattttaaaaatttaaccaataaaaaatattttcctaatCAAATGAAACTATTAtataaaagtttataaatataataatattgctAAGTGGATAAAAACTATTTATTGAAAGTTGGAGGAAAATTGAAAacagtattttattttacttttttatcccataataaaattaatttaatttttctcaacaatcaaattaaattgatatgatttgattcgatttgatggatttaaatttttaataaattatttattatttatattttattttttatattttaaaatataattaaaatattttaatttttattgtgatttaatctctttatattattaaaataatatactattatcactaatagattttatttaatttttttaattttttttaataaaaaataaattgaaccaaaccgatataatcaaaatttttaaaattaaaattcgaatcgaatcgaaataaataaaaaatcaaatcaaaattttaaattaattcaatttaattaattttttaatttaaactgaaTACTACTCACTCCTATCTCCCACGTATCTCCTACTAAAAAAACTTTGATCAAATTCTATTGATTCGTCACTAATAGAAAGACCGACTAAATTTTATTGACTTGTCACTAATAGAAAAATCAACTAAATTCTATaacgataaaaataataatagagcCATGACTCAATCGTcaccttttgatttggtcatgatCATTAATTAGATCAAGACTACTTATACTTAAAATTCAAGTGTAATAAAAAGATTCATTCAATTTAGACTAATTAAGGCTCCATCACTTAATCGTTACCATTAAATACATAATCAATAAAAATTCTATAAATTTAGATAACCGTCGAATCagtaaattctaaatttttttaattatagacaattaatattatatttttatattataggaaatcaaaaattaatatttaaagtagataattttctaaaacttctaataattttcattatacTCTAAAGTGtaaacaaattttattattaatttgagcTTCAAATTAGTTGTCATAAAATATCTGTTATAAAATATCAATCTCCTCGTTCTTATTTCttttgtaaataatttttttggtcAAATGGTCAAAGAGCTCTTAATTGACATCAATGCTATATTCAACTAATCAATTACACGATTTATTgcttataaaaataaagaaaaattactttttagtccctaaagtttaatgtaataaatacttttgtccctctattttggcgatccaacacttaagtccctcactttctcttccgtccaaattcatagtcctttcgtccatttaaaccgtttggtcaaagagtcaaaggtaagaggtgataattttttctaaaaatacctttctctcaatgtgaaatcttttttttttttctttttcatattttctccagttgcagaaatgggtaggaagaagaagttttcatattttctccagttgcagaaagggtaggaaaaagaagaaaaaataagaagaagaataagaagttgcagaaagggtagaaagaataaaaaaaagaagaagaagaggtatttgggtttgggtttggTGATTTTAAAATAGTGGGATTTTTAGTGAggattaattttgtcaatttacatgtcccaaacggctattttggatggaaggactacgaatttagacggaagagaaaatgagggacttaagtgttgggtcgccaaaatagagggacagaagtgttaattacgttaaatctcagggactaaaaagtattttttcctaaaaaaataaacatttaattgcATCTCAAAACTTTTATTCTTGCATATTTAgttaatgttaatttatacatttaataaattatttaaatgaccTTTACCTTGATTTATCgacattataattatatttttatttgatttaaatgtattttaattaaattaaaaaaataaataaattatttttcttccgttaaaaaaaattcttaacttTTGAAGGATGAAAAAAGAAATgttaactaaataaaaataatttttatatttcatggaaattttaaattttttaattgaattattctaTCTAAATAAGGCCTAAAAAAATCAGGAAAAATTGTAAATCCAATATAAGAATTTATAATAAActtataagaaaaaattatgacaataaaaatagaataaacaAGCGGCAAAtatggggaaaaaaaaaatcccattTGGCAGCCAAatataatcagaaaaaaatgaCTAGGATATTACAGGTGATGTGAGTTGACGACAAACTCAGTAGGTCCAACTGTGAAATGAAAAGGAACTTTTGCCACGTGGCAAAAGTTTAGAGAACTAAAGATCCATAGCTTCTATGAATATTTGATTGATTCCTTTGCTCTGTTTTTTAAGATGAAGGTGACATTTCATTTCTTTAAGAAAATGAAATTGCACTTCTACATTTTTCTATTTCTCTTACTTTGCCAAATCCTTTtgggaatatatatatataaataatttttttttttaaatgaaaatttttatattaaaaataattaaatgttaaagtaaaaatatagaatatataattaaataaaaaaatctatctatatatatttataatttcttcagatataaattaacaaattatttataatatctcaatcaaattaatattataaaataataaattaaattaaaaaataaaaaagggggTAAAATTAGCGCTTCAGTTACTTTACCCGCAAAAATGTAAACCGTCCCGCTGACAAAACCGGGAGGTTCGGAACCAGGTTCGTTGAGAGAGCTTTTCCCCCTTCAAAATTAGACacagagaaagaaagagaaactgaGAGAAAGTGAGAGAAAATCTTACCAAAAATCTCCATTATctttctctctctgtctctgtaACGCAAACCTGCCATCTATACCTTCAGATAGATCTCAATAAGACCATACATCTTTTTCTCCGTCTCTTAAGAGTACATATATAGATAGATATTGCtacaaaaatatcacatatatacATATGCAAATTCCCGGTTTGTGAATTTTGGAGATTTGGGTTTTTTGAGGGTTAAATGGGATATATAAAAACAGGGATTTCTGAAACAGGATCTTCCTTTTAGAGGGTGAATTTTGTTTGTTGGAGAAAATGGCAACAGAGCAAGCATTGCCTTTCTCTGTTGTTTCTGTCGTGGAAGAAATTCTTCAACAGCATGAGACTTGGGCTAGATCAAGAGGAATTAATTTGGCTTCAAGAAAAGCTGACGAAGCTTGTATGATCAAGATaatctttttcttcatttcttGTCACCTTTTCGTTTTGTTTCttattttttcccttttcttgtCCACACTTTGGTTGATTTTGGTTTTTTCTTATTGTTTTTGGATGCttgcaaattaaaatttttttatagccATACTCTTTGCTGGTTTCTTTCAATATCCAATCTTGGATTTAAGCTGTTGAATTTTCTAATTAGCTGGTTgattttcacgaatatgttggcATGTGGAATTGAGTGTTAAATCTTGTAGTAGTGACAGGATTCCCCTTATTTAGCCTTGAAATTTGAGTTTCTGTATTGCATTTTCCATGGATAATCATTTAAGCTGTGCGTGTACTTGTCACTTCTGGCAAGAAAAAAAGGTTTTTGAATGGTGGTTGTTCCTTGTGTTTAGACTTCGGAGTTGGGAGGAATGTAATTGTTAACATTTGGTTgcaaagaagaataaaaatttcATGTTGCCGGCTTATTTTGCAGCCCTTAGAAGGTATGAAGCAGCTGGGTGGCTTCGAAAAATGATTGAAGTTCTTGGGGGTAAAGATTTTCCTTCAGAGCCCTCAGAAGAAGAATTCCTGCTTCGTTTGCGAAGTGGGATAATTTTGTGCAATGTCATTAACAAGGTTCAACCTGGAGCAGTGCCAAAGGTATGATTAACCTGGTTTTTACCTGTTTTCGCTTTAATTACATAAttgcatgatttttatgagattCGGTGGAATTGTTGCCTGGAATTTGGCAGGTCGTGGAAGGCCCTTGTGATTCAATTGCGGTTCCTGATGGTGCACCTCTATCTGCATTTCAGTATTTTGAAAACGTTAGGAACTTCCTTGTGGCTGTGGAGGAAATGGGACTTCCAAATTTTGAAGCCTCTGATCTGGGAGAGGTGAGAGCTGAAGTGAAAAGGAAGGGAAAATTCTTGAAAATGCCATGCCAATTTCCTATCAGCTTGTGAAAGTTGTCTTTTTCTAGTGACATTGGTACATATCTTGAATTTTCAGGGAGGAAAGTCTGCAAGGGTTGTGAACTGCGTTTTAGCACTTAAATCATATAGTGAGTGGAAACAAAGTGGTGCAATTGGGACATGGAAATATGGTGGAAGTTTAAAAACCCAACACAGTGGGGCTGGAAAACCCTTCATGCGAAAAGCTACAGAACCTTTCATGAATTCCTTTTCACGGACCACATCTTTCCCCAGTGATGATCACTCTTTATATGGTGATCTTGGTCATGACCTCAATGAAGCAGTCAGTCAGCTTTTCTGTTTCTCAATGTTTTAGGTGATTGGTGACATAGTAAAACTAAAAGCATTTGCATTTGCATTCTATTTTGCAGGGTGCTTCTAGTTCCTTGCATATGCTAGTCCGTGCAGTTCTTTCCAATAAGAAGCAAGAAGAAATACCAAATGTAAGAATCATTGTTGTTAGACTGATTATTCTTTTAGATGGGTACGATCTGAGCCAacttttcaatatatatatttattggtTTTAAATGTTAACTAAGGAATAATTTGTGGATACCAGGTTGTAGAATCTATGTTGAATAAAGTCATGGAGGAGTTTGAACGTCGGCTAGCAAGCCAACAAGAACTGGTGAGGAGCTTTGTTTCCCAAAATGTGAAATTGTCTTCCGTCTTTCCTGCTCTCTCTCTTCAGTTTTCACCTCTCAATTGTGATTAACGTGAAGCCTAGTTGTCTTGATATATAACTATTCTTTAAGCAATTTCTTAGTATTTTTGGTAATCTGACAGATGAAAACAACTGCAAACACAGCATCTAGCCCTGGCAAGTCTCTTGAAGTAACTTCTAGTGATACAAAGGTGTGGTTATTTCTTGCATGATCCCTAATTGAATAATGAATTTGCTAATTTGCAATATAATATAGAATGCAAGTAGAATGCAAATTCTGTCTTCAATGggtgattttttattttcaattaatgcAATGGTTAAGATGGAAGAAGAAACTTCTACAGCAATCAAAGCAGAAGAAGCTTCCACAGAAACCACAACAGGAGAATGCTGTAATCAAAAGGATGACCATAAAGAGGAACCAAAAATTCAGTGTTTGAAGCAGCAAATGATGGTGCAGCAGCAAATACATATTCAGGTAATGTTCTGGTATCGTACCCATCTCAGATCTTTGAACCTTCCCACAATggttaattagtaaatattttggTGCCTGTAGGaactcaaacatactcttaaCTCGACGAAAGCTGGAATGCAGTTTTTGCAGATTAAGTATCAGGAGGAGTTCAACAAATTgggtaaaattattattttgtgcatttttctaaaaatattattgGAAGAGGAATGGTTATATATCATTACCATTTCTTGCAACAGGCAAGCACTTGCATGGCCTAGCTCATGCTGCTTCAGGATATCAGAGAGTCCTTGAAGAAAACCACAAATTATACAATCAAGTTCAGGACCTAAAAGGTATTACTTGTCATTGGTGCAAAGTTTGGTTTAAAGGTTTGTCATCTTGGTTTAATAGTTATCACAAATTATTAGGAAATATTAGGGTATACTGCCGAGTTAGACCCTTCCTGCGTGGGCAAAACTGTTTCAGTATTGTGGATCATATAGAGGAAGGAAACATTACAATAATCACTCCCTCAAAATATGGGAAAGAGGGACGGAAATCATTTAATTTCAACAAAGTTTTTGGTCCTATGGCAACTCAAGGTATGTAAGGCTccattttgcttcttttttaatatgCATTTGTTACTTTAATTGACTTTTGTTCTTTAACTTTTTTCTGCTTATTATTCACTGCAGAGGAAGTATTTAAGGACACTCAGCCTTTGATTCGGTCAGTTCTTGATGGCTACAATGTTTGTATATTTGCATATGGGCAGACAGGATCAGGGAAAACTTACACTATGGTGAGAGGATACATCATATCACTAGTGAAATCATATAGCTACAAGATGATTCATTATAAATCATTAGTTAGTTTTGTGTTTTTTTGTCTCTTTTTCTTTACAGCCTTTTGACAGATGAAATAACTTTTGCTTGCTCATCTCATTTAATAATCCAGAGTGGCCCCAATGAACTTACAGAAGAGAGCCAAGGTGTAAACTATAGGGCATTGAGTGATCTATTTCTTCTCTCAGATCAAAGGAAAGAAACTTTTCGCTATGAAATCTCAGTCCAGATGCTAGAGATTTACAATGAGCAAGTGAGGGATCTCCTTGCAAGTGTTGGTATAAATAGAAGATAtccttattatattaattttgtttGTTAATACTTATGTGTATTGCAATGCTACCCTGCATCCTACTTGTGTTCTTAACTCCGGCATACATTAGAAATCCGCAACAGTTCT includes:
- the LOC110620523 gene encoding kinesin-like protein KIN-14G, coding for MATEQALPFSVVSVVEEILQQHETWARSRGINLASRKADEASLRRYEAAGWLRKMIEVLGGKDFPSEPSEEEFLLRLRSGIILCNVINKVQPGAVPKVVEGPCDSIAVPDGAPLSAFQYFENVRNFLVAVEEMGLPNFEASDLGEGGKSARVVNCVLALKSYSEWKQSGAIGTWKYGGSLKTQHSGAGKPFMRKATEPFMNSFSRTTSFPSDDHSLYGDLGHDLNEAGASSSLHMLVRAVLSNKKQEEIPNVVESMLNKVMEEFERRLASQQELMKTTANTASSPGKSLEVTSSDTKMEEETSTAIKAEEASTETTTGECCNQKDDHKEEPKIQCLKQQMMVQQQIHIQELKHTLNSTKAGMQFLQIKYQEEFNKLGKHLHGLAHAASGYQRVLEENHKLYNQVQDLKGNIRVYCRVRPFLRGQNCFSIVDHIEEGNITIITPSKYGKEGRKSFNFNKVFGPMATQEEVFKDTQPLIRSVLDGYNVCIFAYGQTGSGKTYTMSGPNELTEESQGVNYRALSDLFLLSDQRKETFRYEISVQMLEIYNEQVRDLLASVGINRRLEIRNSSQNGINVPDATQLAVSSTADVINLMNIGHRNRAVSATAMNDRSSRSHSCLTVHVQGKNLTSGAVIHGSMHLVDLAGSERVDKSEVTGDRLKEAQHINKSLSALGDVISSLAQKSSHVPYRNSKLTQLLQDSLGGQAKTLMFVHISPEHEALGETISTLKFAERVATVELGAARVNKDSSEVKELKEQIATLKAALARKEGGSENSQNSQSSSPERLRMKPGGHSGSQHSWQGAGDNSNRQSLDAAASSIEMRSNSSSTSGRRSLDLNDLQTKSPFWPPVGSPAQNGKEDDKESASGDWVDKVMVNRYDNGGGEENLLGQWELDSRQLPEPFYQGYNRDPSKIYPEQPCNNKNPTSNNKDNREFDAQSRRFEVISTDSDELEITSSECSEPDLLWQSNLPRLSGIPNGLGSKPRKINVKAIRRPEIKSLIPSLIPSPSKKANGVSPVKSKPVRHPFTADVKRKTAFGK